The following are encoded together in the Ignavibacteriales bacterium genome:
- the pstA gene encoding phosphate ABC transporter permease PstA, with translation MLALHKKKKDIFGTTAIWVVRIMFFFLVAALLLLIGKIVMQGIGSISVEFIFDDPKNNMTEGGIFPAIFGTIAVTLIMILLAVPLGVCSAIYLNEYAKDSILTRIIRTSINNLAGVPSIVFGLFGLGFFILFIGRGMDDVLETGLLFGQPALLWASATLAVLVLPIVIVSTLEALNSVPKSHRDASYGLGATKWQTIKNVVLPQARPGILTGTILAISRGAGETAPILFLGAAFFLPNLPVSDLCIGDYCIPMINPAKQFMYLAYHIFILATQSSNPTKSLPIQYGSTLVLIALTFLLNITAIIFRYRFRKSLGRL, from the coding sequence ATGTTAGCACTTCATAAAAAGAAAAAAGATATTTTTGGCACAACAGCAATTTGGGTTGTTAGAATAATGTTCTTCTTCCTTGTAGCGGCTCTGTTACTTCTAATTGGAAAAATTGTAATGCAGGGAATTGGAAGTATATCGGTTGAATTTATTTTTGATGACCCTAAAAACAATATGACCGAAGGTGGAATATTCCCTGCGATATTCGGAACAATTGCCGTAACATTAATTATGATTTTGCTTGCCGTTCCGCTCGGTGTTTGCTCTGCGATTTATCTTAACGAGTATGCTAAAGATTCTATCCTAACAAGAATTATCCGAACATCAATAAATAATCTTGCCGGTGTTCCCTCAATTGTATTTGGTTTGTTTGGATTGGGATTTTTTATTTTGTTCATAGGAAGGGGAATGGACGATGTACTCGAAACAGGGTTACTGTTTGGACAGCCGGCATTGCTATGGGCTTCAGCGACGCTTGCAGTGCTTGTGCTGCCGATTGTAATTGTATCAACTCTCGAAGCCTTAAACTCAGTCCCAAAATCACATCGCGATGCCTCTTATGGTTTGGGCGCAACTAAATGGCAAACAATTAAAAATGTTGTTTTACCTCAAGCACGTCCCGGAATTTTGACAGGAACAATTTTAGCGATAAGCAGAGGGGCGGGGGAGACGGCACCAATTTTATTTTTGGGTGCGGCATTCTTTCTTCCTAATCTACCGGTCTCTGATTTGTGCATTGGTGATTATTGTATCCCGATGATAAACCCTGCAAAACAGTTTATGTATCTTGCTTATCATATTTTTATATTGGCAACTCAATCTTCAAATCCAACTAAATCGCTGCCTATTCAATATGGATCAACATTGGTTCTGATAGCTCTGACATTTTTATTAAATATTACTGCAATTATTTTTAGATATAGATTTAGAAAAAGTTTAGGAAGACTTTAA
- a CDS encoding phosphate ABC transporter ATP-binding protein, with protein MKEIKIITKGLNLFYGEKQALKNITLNIPDKKVTAFIGPSGCGKSTFLRVLNRMNDLIEHVRIEGEVSVDGVNIYDKNIDVVNLRKNIGMVFQKSNLFPKTIYENIVYGPKINGISDKKILNEIVEKTCVQSAIWDEVKDRLNENALSLSGGQQQRLCIARALAVEPEIILMDEPASALDPISTAKIEELIHDLKQRYTIVIVTHNMQQAARVSDMTAFFYLGELIEFDRTTKIFTNPSKKQTEDYISGRFG; from the coding sequence ATGAAAGAAATTAAAATAATTACGAAGGGTCTTAACTTATTTTATGGCGAGAAACAGGCGCTGAAAAATATTACGCTAAATATTCCTGATAAAAAAGTTACTGCATTCATCGGACCTTCCGGCTGTGGTAAATCTACTTTCTTACGCGTGCTGAATAGAATGAACGACCTGATTGAGCATGTTAGAATTGAAGGTGAAGTCTCTGTTGACGGGGTAAATATTTACGATAAAAATATTGACGTTGTTAATCTCAGAAAAAATATCGGAATGGTTTTTCAGAAATCAAACTTATTCCCCAAAACTATTTATGAAAATATTGTTTATGGACCAAAGATTAATGGAATAAGTGATAAGAAAATACTAAACGAAATCGTTGAAAAAACTTGTGTTCAATCGGCAATTTGGGATGAAGTTAAAGATAGATTGAATGAGAATGCACTTAGCCTTTCTGGCGGGCAGCAGCAAAGGTTGTGTATTGCACGCGCCCTTGCAGTTGAACCGGAAATCATTTTGATGGATGAGCCGGCAAGCGCACTTGACCCTATTTCAACTGCAAAGATTGAAGAACTGATTCACGATTTAAAACAGAGATATACAATTGTGATCGTTACACACAACATGCAGCAAGCCGCTCGTGTCAGTGATATGACGGCATTCTTTTATCTCGGCGAATTAATTGAATTTGATCGAACAACAAAAATCTTTACTAATCCTTCTAAGAAACAAACTGAAGATTATATTTCAGGAAGATTTGGTTGA
- the phoU gene encoding phosphate signaling complex protein PhoU → MERLLDEHLEKLKTRVIKMCSLVDEQVQFASKAVEEGNLEIAKLIIERDNKVDKYDLKIDKICQKIFAVAQPVAMDLRYIMSALTINNNLERIGDIAVNIAESILLIQKKPTFYSQTKLTEMFFLAQEMLKDSIDSFINSNAELAKKVIIADDRLDKLNAENDSILKEIMKQSADNIEPAVALLVMSRELERIGDHSTNIAEDVFFIVEAQLVKHKYEKYFFADENDDDIEA, encoded by the coding sequence ATGGAACGCTTATTAGACGAACATCTTGAAAAATTAAAAACACGTGTTATTAAAATGTGCAGTCTTGTTGACGAACAAGTTCAGTTTGCAAGTAAAGCAGTTGAAGAAGGGAATCTTGAAATTGCCAAACTTATAATCGAACGCGACAATAAAGTTGATAAATATGATTTGAAGATTGATAAAATCTGCCAGAAAATATTTGCCGTTGCACAGCCAGTTGCAATGGATCTCCGCTACATAATGTCAGCGCTAACCATTAATAATAATCTTGAACGAATTGGTGATATTGCTGTGAATATTGCAGAGAGTATTTTGTTGATTCAGAAGAAACCGACTTTTTATAGCCAGACTAAACTTACAGAAATGTTTTTTCTAGCTCAGGAAATGTTGAAAGACTCAATAGACTCATTCATAAACTCTAATGCTGAACTTGCCAAAAAAGTAATTATCGCAGATGACAGATTAGATAAATTAAACGCAGAAAATGATAGCATATTAAAAGAAATAATGAAGCAAAGTGCGGACAACATCGAACCGGCAGTAGCCTTGCTTGTGATGTCGCGTGAACTTGAAAGGATAGGGGATCACTCAACAAATATTGCAGAAGATGTTTTCTTTATTGTTGAGGCGCAGCTTGTTAAACATAAGTATGAAAAATATTTTTTTGCAGATGAAAACGATGATGATATAGAAGCCTGA
- a CDS encoding TetR/AcrR family transcriptional regulator, with translation MENEKRIQIIRAAAKRFARNSISKTTLDEIARDLRISKASLYYYFESKDRLFYETVRWDGDQFVEELKSIFNNESLQIFERFGSYFALKDDVQSNHKLLFDLILKAARDNINEKEIELYKNFLQKEEQIIKLALSPVYAGRIETMNPELPSFVVMTSWGLMFGNKLRNIEPREKSTHTSDMIQKTLQVLFS, from the coding sequence ATGGAAAACGAAAAGAGAATTCAGATCATCCGTGCTGCTGCAAAAAGGTTTGCAAGAAACAGCATATCTAAAACAACTTTAGATGAAATTGCCCGTGATTTAAGAATCAGTAAAGCAAGTTTGTATTACTATTTTGAATCAAAGGATCGGCTATTTTATGAAACAGTTCGCTGGGATGGCGATCAATTTGTAGAAGAATTAAAGTCCATTTTTAATAACGAGTCACTTCAAATATTTGAACGCTTCGGAAGCTATTTCGCATTGAAAGATGATGTTCAAAGCAATCACAAATTATTGTTTGATTTAATATTGAAAGCTGCCAGAGATAATATCAACGAAAAAGAGATTGAGTTGTATAAAAATTTTTTACAAAAAGAAGAGCAGATAATAAAGCTTGCTTTGAGCCCTGTTTATGCTGGCAGAATTGAAACAATGAATCCGGAATTACCTTCCTTTGTTGTAATGACAAGCTGGGGGTTAATGTTTGGTAATAAGTTGAGAAACATTGAGCCTCGCGAAAAGAGCACGCACACAAGTGATATGATTCAAAAAACTTTACAGGTTTTATTTAGTTAA
- a CDS encoding sodium:solute symporter: protein MSTIDWVVLAAFTLFIVIYGSISTRKTNSIRSYILSNKSTRWKTVTLSIMATQASAITFISTPGQAYTDGMGFVQFYLGLPLAMIILSITAVPIFHRLNVYTAYEYLETRFDLKNRLLGSILFLTQRGLAAGFTIFAPALVLSVILGWNINFTVIITGILVIIYTTIGGTNAVNKTHILQMAIIFIGMIAAFFMIINLLPENIGFNDALKLAGKMNKLNALDFSFDLNNKYTFWSGVIGGTFLMLSYFGTDQSQVQRYLAGSSVTESRLGLLMNGFLKIPMQFFILLIGVMVFVFFQFIQPPLYFNPIEEKNLLESEHSQEYSLLQNKYKEVFEKKLKSSKELLSGRNDKNISISIKEELNLISKEENNLRDEAKKLIKKANPTSDTNDTNYIFLTFVINFLPTGLIGLIIAAILSASMSSTSAELNSLASTTVIDIYKRLIKKDASDTHYLKVSKAATVLWGVYAIGFALFANRLGTLIEAVNVLGSLVYGTILGIFLVAFYFKRVKGTPTFISALIAEIVVLYCFIFTSIPFLWFNVISCFLIIILANLFSIIKMNPSIERV, encoded by the coding sequence ATGAGCACAATTGATTGGGTTGTTCTCGCTGCATTTACTTTATTCATTGTCATCTATGGAAGCATAAGCACGAGAAAAACTAATTCAATCAGAAGTTATATCCTTTCCAATAAGTCAACACGATGGAAAACTGTAACTTTGTCAATAATGGCAACGCAGGCAAGTGCGATTACTTTTATTTCCACCCCCGGTCAAGCTTACACAGACGGAATGGGTTTTGTACAATTTTATTTGGGTCTTCCACTCGCAATGATAATTTTATCTATTACTGCGGTTCCCATCTTTCATCGTTTAAATGTTTATACCGCTTACGAATATCTTGAAACAAGATTCGATTTGAAAAATCGTTTGCTCGGCAGTATTTTATTTTTAACGCAGCGCGGACTTGCTGCCGGATTTACAATTTTTGCCCCTGCCCTTGTCCTCTCAGTTATTCTTGGATGGAATATTAACTTCACAGTAATTATCACCGGAATTCTTGTTATCATTTACACTACAATTGGTGGAACTAATGCTGTAAATAAAACTCATATCTTACAAATGGCAATAATTTTTATCGGAATGATTGCTGCATTTTTTATGATAATCAATTTACTGCCTGAAAACATTGGCTTTAACGATGCTTTAAAACTTGCCGGGAAAATGAATAAGCTGAATGCATTAGATTTCAGTTTCGATCTGAATAACAAATACACTTTCTGGAGCGGGGTAATTGGCGGAACATTTTTAATGTTATCTTATTTCGGCACCGATCAATCGCAGGTGCAGCGTTACCTCGCCGGCAGCTCCGTAACTGAAAGCAGACTTGGACTTTTGATGAATGGGTTTCTAAAAATTCCTATGCAGTTTTTTATTTTACTAATTGGTGTAATGGTATTTGTTTTCTTTCAGTTCATCCAACCCCCTCTTTATTTTAATCCTATCGAAGAAAAGAATCTCCTGGAAAGCGAACATTCACAAGAGTATTCATTACTTCAGAATAAATACAAAGAAGTGTTTGAAAAAAAACTTAAATCATCAAAAGAATTACTTTCCGGGAGAAACGACAAAAATATTTCCATTTCAATTAAAGAAGAACTTAATTTAATTTCGAAGGAGGAAAATAATTTAAGGGACGAAGCAAAGAAGTTGATAAAAAAAGCTAATCCAACTTCCGATACGAACGACACTAATTATATTTTTTTAACGTTTGTAATAAATTTTCTGCCGACCGGGTTGATTGGACTAATCATTGCGGCTATTCTTTCTGCTTCGATGTCTTCAACTTCAGCAGAGCTAAATTCGTTAGCTTCAACTACCGTGATAGATATTTATAAAAGATTAATTAAAAAGGATGCTTCTGATACGCATTACTTAAAAGTTTCAAAAGCTGCTACAGTTTTGTGGGGTGTTTACGCAATCGGATTTGCTTTATTCGCTAATAGACTTGGAACTTTAATCGAAGCGGTAAATGTTCTCGGCTCGCTTGTTTACGGAACAATACTCGGAATATTTTTAGTGGCGTTTTATTTTAAACGGGTAAAAGGAACTCCGACTTTTATCTCCGCATTAATTGCAGAGATAGTTGTGCTTTACTGCTTTATATTCACTTCGATTCCATTTTTATGGTTCAATGTTATAAGCTGTTTTTTAATAATCATTCTGGCGAACTTATTTAGTATTATTAAAATGAATCCCTCAATAGAGCGTGTTTAA
- a CDS encoding PIG-L family deacetylase: MLNTEIRKFFNLLLLGIAFISNQLTAQPIKELSSLEIKIALQKLNTLGSVLYIAAHPDDENTAVLSYFSYGQKLRTGYLALTRGDGGQNLIGSEQSELLGVIRTQELLAARRIDGAEQYFSRAIDFGYSKSADETLEIWDKQKILSDVVWVIRKFKPDIIITRFPTTGEGGHGHHTASAILALEAFHLAADPNIFPEQLEFVSTWQTKRIFWNAWLPQYNESYKDSIGIIALDIGQYNPLLGKSYVELAALSRTMHKSQGFGAEGKRGEYFNYFKLMDGEPAQNDLLEDIDLSWSRVAGSEKVSQLLMEAEKKFNPDDPSSILEILLQAYSELQKLDDSYWREIKIKELSEVIRACSGIWLEAIAGDYSSYPNGKINLSTGIVNRSGFPITLKNIFLADFNGLSDLNINLQNGKFQKNNFEMFIPGAMQYSHPYWLIQQPSKGSFNIENQLEIGMPEKSSSLTASFVLNFNGIEITFKTPVLFRWVDQVEGEKYRAIEITPPVTVNIKDKIYLFADDNPKLIEVSITNHKDSTAGKLSLNIPAGWKVEPVDYVFFLTKKNEEKNFSFKIYPPLNEEAADVSAIVNIDGKAYSKSLTRINYSHIPIQTLISESKSKFVRLHIRKSIQNIGYIMGSGDDISNYLRQLGYNCSLLTDSDIEQKDLSVFDAIISGIRAYNTRDQLINLQPKILDYIFNGGTFLSQYNTNRDILINPGPYPFNISRERITVEDSPVNILNPKHLILNTPNEITVNDFDNWIQERGLYFADKWDEKYVTILGLKDPGEKEQTGGILISKYGKGAFIYTGLSFFRQIPAGVPGAIKLFINLISYKNGNG, translated from the coding sequence ATGTTGAATACTGAAATCAGGAAGTTTTTTAATCTCCTCTTACTCGGGATAGCTTTCATAAGCAATCAATTAACTGCACAGCCAATTAAGGAACTATCATCTTTAGAAATAAAAATCGCGCTGCAAAAATTAAACACTCTCGGCAGTGTGCTTTATATCGCTGCGCATCCTGATGATGAGAACACAGCAGTACTTTCTTATTTTTCTTACGGTCAAAAATTAAGAACCGGCTATCTTGCATTAACACGAGGGGATGGGGGACAAAACTTAATCGGTAGTGAGCAATCCGAATTACTCGGAGTTATCCGGACGCAAGAATTGCTCGCCGCCCGAAGGATTGACGGAGCAGAACAGTATTTTTCACGGGCAATTGATTTTGGCTATTCTAAATCTGCAGATGAAACTTTGGAAATTTGGGACAAACAAAAAATATTATCAGATGTAGTTTGGGTCATTAGAAAATTTAAACCGGATATTATCATTACTCGTTTTCCGACAACTGGTGAAGGCGGACACGGACATCACACTGCTTCCGCCATTCTTGCTCTCGAAGCGTTCCATTTAGCGGCTGATCCAAATATTTTTCCCGAGCAATTAGAATTTGTGAGCACCTGGCAGACAAAAAGAATTTTTTGGAACGCGTGGCTTCCGCAATACAATGAAAGTTATAAAGATTCAATTGGAATTATAGCTTTAGACATTGGACAATATAACCCCCTGCTTGGGAAATCTTATGTGGAATTAGCCGCACTCAGCAGAACGATGCACAAAAGTCAGGGATTTGGAGCGGAAGGAAAACGGGGGGAATATTTTAATTATTTCAAACTAATGGATGGCGAACCAGCACAAAATGATTTACTGGAGGATATTGATCTTTCGTGGTCGAGAGTTGCAGGAAGTGAAAAAGTTTCGCAACTGTTAATGGAAGCAGAAAAGAAATTTAATCCCGATGATCCTTCATCAATTTTAGAAATATTATTACAAGCCTATTCAGAATTGCAAAAATTAGATGATTCTTATTGGCGCGAAATTAAAATAAAAGAGTTGAGTGAAGTCATTAGAGCTTGTTCCGGAATTTGGTTGGAGGCAATAGCGGGTGATTACAGCAGTTATCCTAATGGGAAAATTAATCTATCAACAGGAATTGTTAATCGTTCAGGTTTTCCGATCACTTTAAAAAATATTTTTCTTGCCGATTTTAATGGATTAAGTGATTTGAACATAAATCTACAAAACGGAAAGTTTCAAAAAAATAATTTTGAAATGTTTATACCAGGGGCAATGCAGTACTCGCACCCATATTGGCTTATTCAACAGCCTTCAAAAGGAAGTTTCAATATTGAAAATCAACTTGAAATTGGTATGCCGGAGAAGTCCTCATCACTTACTGCATCATTCGTCCTAAATTTTAATGGCATCGAGATAACCTTTAAAACACCGGTGCTGTTCAGGTGGGTAGATCAGGTTGAAGGTGAAAAATATAGAGCAATTGAAATTACACCGCCGGTTACTGTTAATATTAAAGATAAAATTTATTTATTCGCTGATGATAATCCGAAACTAATTGAAGTCAGCATAACAAATCACAAAGATAGCACGGCGGGTAAATTATCATTAAATATTCCCGCTGGATGGAAAGTTGAACCAGTTGATTATGTTTTTTTTCTAACTAAAAAAAACGAAGAGAAAAATTTTTCATTTAAAATATACCCTCCGCTAAATGAAGAGGCTGCCGATGTTTCAGCAATAGTAAACATTGATGGAAAAGCTTATTCAAAAAGTTTAACTCGAATTAATTATTCTCACATCCCCATCCAGACTTTAATTTCCGAATCTAAATCAAAATTTGTTCGGCTGCACATAAGAAAAAGCATTCAAAACATTGGTTACATTATGGGCTCGGGTGATGATATTTCTAATTATCTGCGACAGCTTGGATATAACTGCTCGCTTTTAACAGACTCAGACATTGAACAAAAAGATTTATCCGTGTTCGACGCTATTATTTCAGGCATAAGAGCATATAACACCAGAGATCAATTGATAAATCTTCAGCCAAAAATCTTAGATTATATTTTTAACGGGGGGACATTCCTTTCACAATACAATACAAACAGAGATATTCTAATTAATCCCGGACCTTACCCATTTAATATATCACGAGAAAGAATAACAGTAGAAGATTCACCAGTAAATATTTTAAATCCCAAACATTTAATACTCAACACCCCAAATGAAATAACGGTAAATGATTTTGATAATTGGATTCAGGAACGTGGATTATATTTCGCTGATAAATGGGATGAGAAGTATGTAACAATTCTTGGACTCAAAGATCCCGGTGAAAAGGAACAAACCGGCGGCATACTTATTTCAAAATATGGTAAAGGTGCTTTTATCTATACAGGCTTATCTTTTTTTAGACAGATCCCTGCCGGAGTTCCGGGGGCAATTAAACTTTTTATAAATCTAATTTCATATAAAAATGGAAACGGATAA